Proteins encoded within one genomic window of Coleofasciculus chthonoplastes PCC 7420:
- the miaA gene encoding tRNA (adenosine(37)-N6)-dimethylallyltransferase MiaA: protein MNYNKHPQLIVICGATATGKSGLALELAQRLNTVILSADSRQVYREFDIGTAKPSVAERQLVPHYLIDICAPTETLTVADYQEQAQELITSLHSPLLLVGGTGLYIKAIVRGLKIPRVAPNENLRSQLSGLGQTQCYSFLQQVDPIAAEKIHPHDQVRTLRALEVFYITGRPISEQQGENPPNYPILQIGLQCQDADALTRRITQRTEMMVTAGLIEEVKTLVDKYSWDLPLLDTLGYREMKHYLAGDISLSEAKALTVVHTRQFAKRQRTWFRAYPDIQWFDADRPDLVDQVWQRVQEFRDNISMNLS from the coding sequence ATGAACTATAACAAGCATCCCCAACTGATTGTGATATGTGGGGCGACGGCGACAGGGAAGTCGGGGCTAGCGTTAGAATTAGCGCAGCGATTAAATACCGTAATCTTAAGCGCGGATTCCCGTCAAGTTTACCGAGAGTTTGATATTGGCACAGCTAAACCTTCAGTCGCCGAACGACAGTTAGTCCCCCATTACTTGATTGATATTTGCGCTCCCACCGAAACATTAACCGTAGCCGACTATCAGGAACAAGCCCAGGAATTGATTACATCTCTCCATTCGCCCCTATTACTGGTGGGGGGTACGGGCTTGTATATTAAAGCCATAGTCCGGGGATTAAAGATTCCCAGAGTCGCCCCCAATGAAAACTTGCGATCGCAGCTTTCTGGTTTGGGTCAAACTCAATGCTATAGCTTTTTACAACAAGTCGATCCCATTGCGGCTGAGAAAATTCATCCCCATGATCAAGTGAGAACATTACGGGCATTAGAAGTATTTTACATCACCGGACGCCCCATATCCGAGCAGCAAGGGGAAAATCCGCCGAATTATCCTATTCTTCAAATTGGTTTGCAATGTCAAGACGCTGACGCCCTCACCCGCCGTATTACCCAGCGCACCGAAATGATGGTGACAGCCGGATTAATAGAAGAGGTGAAAACATTGGTGGATAAATATAGCTGGGATTTGCCGCTTTTAGATACCTTAGGGTATCGGGAAATGAAACACTATTTAGCGGGTGATATATCTTTATCTGAGGCAAAAGCGTTAACAGTTGTGCATACGCGACAATTTGCCAAGCGTCAGCGAACTTGGTTTCGGGCGTATCCAGACATTCAATGGTTTGATGCAGATCGTCCAGATTTAGTCGATCAAGTTTGGCAACGTGTACAGGAATTTCGAGACAATATATCAATGAACTTAAGCTAG